In Leifsonia sp. ZF2019, a genomic segment contains:
- a CDS encoding DUF4190 domain-containing protein, with product MSAPYQPVQPATAPGSERWNVLAIVGFVGSFFVSLLGIILGFIALSQIRRTGERGRGLAIAGIVIGFVAVVVTVLWLILVLVLFANAAANGQIQVNNG from the coding sequence ATGTCCGCACCGTACCAACCTGTCCAGCCTGCGACCGCACCTGGCTCCGAGCGCTGGAACGTCCTCGCGATCGTGGGCTTTGTCGGCTCCTTCTTCGTCTCTCTGCTGGGCATCATCCTGGGCTTCATCGCCCTGTCGCAGATCCGGCGGACGGGTGAGCGCGGGCGCGGACTCGCGATCGCAGGCATCGTCATCGGGTTCGTCGCCGTCGTCGTCACCGTGCTCTGGCTGATCCTCGTCCTCGTCCTCTTCGCGAATGCGGCGGCGAACGGGCAGATCCAGGTCAACAACGGCTGA
- a CDS encoding FUSC family protein, whose protein sequence is MKHVRIGLAALVTVAAAAGACATVWLAVNAIAGPAAATQPAVLATVVALSLARRDLAGRREFVRSAAALPLVGMAAAGVGWLLVDVPPLGAVLFIAGMSVPIWLRRFGPLGARVGALIALPLTAMLVVPAAPEAPGTPWWPAALLAAGAGAVATLWVTAARELLMRPWLGRSQHGTAHPPRATRPTSRPSEARSGPPSRRLPASTRMAVQMATALAAAFVTGWLLFPSHAMWIVLTAYIVNAGNRGRGDVLHKSGLRVTGAVGGTVIALLLLSLPTLDVRTTTLLVFVTLFAGTWLRAYSYAYWALAVTIILTLLQHVAGAGPAAGEAGLLAERVAAIVVGALLGIGAAWFVLPVRSSDVLRRRLSDLLAALAALVGADRSAHDAEEDEAAFRSALRRVEELAPAHRARRRLGAKGIQPIDCVEAACGLGPAVAERVEETDDDERVDLAIRRARASLRPPFDADEVHRRLVGLAAALRGGTVA, encoded by the coding sequence GTGAAGCACGTGCGTATCGGCCTCGCGGCCCTCGTCACCGTGGCCGCGGCGGCGGGAGCCTGCGCCACGGTGTGGCTGGCCGTGAACGCGATCGCGGGACCGGCCGCGGCGACCCAGCCGGCCGTGCTCGCCACCGTTGTCGCCCTCAGTCTCGCCCGGCGCGATCTCGCGGGGCGGCGCGAGTTCGTCCGCTCCGCGGCGGCGCTGCCGCTCGTCGGAATGGCCGCCGCCGGTGTCGGCTGGCTGCTCGTCGATGTTCCTCCGCTGGGCGCCGTGCTCTTCATCGCCGGGATGAGCGTCCCCATCTGGCTGCGCCGGTTCGGACCGCTCGGCGCACGTGTGGGCGCGCTGATCGCCCTGCCGTTGACGGCCATGCTCGTGGTCCCCGCCGCTCCGGAGGCGCCGGGGACGCCGTGGTGGCCGGCCGCCCTGCTGGCAGCGGGCGCGGGAGCCGTTGCGACGCTCTGGGTGACCGCGGCGCGGGAGCTCCTGATGCGGCCGTGGCTGGGGCGCTCACAGCACGGGACGGCTCACCCGCCTCGCGCCACGCGTCCGACATCCCGCCCCTCGGAGGCGCGATCCGGTCCTCCGTCGCGGCGCCTGCCCGCGAGCACCCGGATGGCGGTGCAGATGGCGACGGCGCTGGCAGCGGCCTTCGTGACCGGCTGGCTGCTCTTCCCGTCGCACGCGATGTGGATCGTGCTCACCGCGTACATCGTGAACGCCGGCAACCGCGGGCGCGGGGATGTGCTGCACAAGAGCGGCCTGCGGGTGACGGGCGCCGTGGGAGGGACGGTGATCGCCCTGCTCCTGCTGTCGCTGCCGACCCTGGACGTGAGGACCACGACCCTCCTCGTCTTCGTCACGCTCTTCGCCGGAACCTGGCTGCGCGCGTACAGCTACGCGTACTGGGCGCTCGCGGTCACCATCATTCTCACCCTGCTGCAGCACGTCGCCGGCGCCGGCCCGGCCGCCGGAGAGGCCGGCCTGCTCGCCGAGCGCGTCGCCGCGATCGTCGTCGGCGCCCTGCTCGGCATCGGCGCAGCCTGGTTCGTCCTCCCCGTGCGCTCGTCCGACGTGCTGCGGCGCCGTCTGTCGGACTTGCTGGCCGCGCTGGCCGCCCTGGTCGGCGCCGACCGGTCCGCCCACGACGCGGAGGAGGACGAGGCGGCCTTCCGCTCGGCCCTCCGGCGGGTGGAGGAGCTCGCACCCGCGCACCGCGCGCGACGGCGGCTGGGCGCGAAGGGCATCCAGCCGATCGATTGTGTCGAAGCGGCGTGCGGACTCGGACCGGCAGTCGCGGAACGGGTCGAGGAGACGGACGACGACGAACGCGTGGACCTCGCCATCCGACGTGCGCGCGCGAGCCTGCGCCCTCCCTTCGACGCCGACGAGGTGCACCGTCGACTCGTCGGGCTCGCTGCCGCGCTCCGCGGCGGCACAGTAGCCTGA
- a CDS encoding alpha-glucosidase yields the protein MNDTWWQSAVVYQVYPRSFADSDGDGIGDLRGVIQHLDHLQALGVDVVWLSPIYASPHDDNGYDISDYQRIDPLFGTLDDFDELLAGMHERGIKLVMDLVVNHTSDEHPWFVESASSRDNPKRDWYWWRPPRDGAQPGEHGAEPTNWGSFFSGSAWQLDEQTGEYYLHLFSRKQPDLNWENPEVRDAVYAMMNWWLDRGVDGFRMDVVNFLSKDTALPDGVVPTGGLYGDAYPFFAQGPRIHEFLHEMHERVFAGRDDRYLTVGEMPGVDIAEARRFTDPARGELDMVFQFEHVDLDHGPGGKWDHRGASVLELKRNLAQWQEGLAEVGWNSLYWNNHDQPRVVSRFGDDGEHRVASAKALGTVLHLLRGTPYVYQGEELGMTNVPFDTIDDFRDIETLNHYAEAVDLLGEPADEVLAALRRTSRDNARTPMQWTAGPNAGFTTGEPWIAPNPNFTEINAEAARSDDDSVFAHYRALIDLRHRSRAVAVGGFELVLPDHEQIFAYERSTADESLLVLVNLTGDVAHYDDTALPGWGDARVVLSSGGTSAPAGLTGSLRPWEAVVLQR from the coding sequence GTGAACGACACGTGGTGGCAGTCAGCGGTGGTGTACCAGGTCTATCCGCGGAGCTTCGCGGACAGCGACGGCGACGGCATCGGCGACCTGCGCGGCGTCATCCAGCACCTCGACCACCTCCAAGCGCTCGGGGTCGACGTGGTCTGGCTGTCGCCGATCTACGCCTCCCCGCACGATGACAACGGCTACGACATCAGCGACTATCAGCGCATCGATCCGCTCTTCGGCACCCTCGACGACTTCGACGAGCTGCTGGCCGGGATGCACGAGCGCGGGATCAAGCTCGTGATGGATCTCGTCGTCAACCACACGTCGGACGAGCACCCCTGGTTCGTGGAGTCGGCGTCGAGCCGCGACAACCCCAAGCGCGACTGGTACTGGTGGAGGCCGCCGCGGGACGGTGCGCAGCCGGGGGAGCACGGCGCGGAGCCGACCAACTGGGGCTCGTTCTTCTCCGGCTCGGCCTGGCAGCTCGACGAGCAGACCGGCGAGTACTACCTCCACCTGTTCTCCCGCAAGCAGCCGGACCTCAACTGGGAGAATCCGGAGGTGCGCGACGCGGTCTACGCGATGATGAACTGGTGGCTGGATCGCGGCGTCGACGGGTTCCGGATGGACGTGGTCAACTTCCTCTCCAAGGACACCGCGCTCCCCGACGGCGTCGTCCCCACCGGCGGTCTCTACGGAGACGCGTATCCGTTCTTCGCCCAGGGGCCGCGCATCCATGAGTTCCTGCACGAGATGCACGAGCGGGTGTTCGCGGGGCGCGACGACCGCTACCTGACCGTGGGTGAGATGCCGGGGGTCGATATCGCCGAGGCGCGCCGCTTCACCGACCCCGCCCGAGGCGAGCTCGACATGGTGTTCCAGTTCGAGCACGTCGACCTCGACCATGGTCCCGGCGGCAAGTGGGACCACCGCGGCGCCTCCGTCCTCGAGCTGAAGCGCAACCTCGCGCAGTGGCAGGAGGGTCTGGCCGAGGTCGGCTGGAACAGCCTCTACTGGAACAACCACGACCAGCCGCGCGTCGTCAGCCGGTTCGGAGACGACGGTGAGCACCGCGTCGCGTCGGCCAAGGCTCTCGGGACGGTGCTGCACCTGCTCCGCGGCACGCCCTACGTCTATCAGGGCGAGGAACTCGGGATGACGAACGTGCCGTTCGACACCATCGACGACTTCCGCGACATCGAGACGCTCAACCACTACGCCGAGGCCGTCGACCTGCTCGGCGAGCCCGCCGACGAGGTGCTCGCCGCCCTGCGGCGCACGAGCAGGGACAACGCGCGCACGCCGATGCAGTGGACCGCGGGCCCGAACGCGGGGTTCACGACCGGCGAGCCGTGGATCGCCCCCAACCCGAACTTCACCGAGATCAACGCGGAGGCCGCGCGTTCCGACGACGACTCCGTCTTCGCGCACTACCGGGCGCTCATCGACCTCCGTCACCGCTCCCGTGCGGTCGCCGTCGGCGGGTTCGAGCTGGTGCTGCCGGACCACGAGCAGATCTTCGCGTACGAGCGGTCGACGGCGGACGAGTCGCTGCTCGTGCTGGTGAACCTGACCGGTGACGTGGCGCACTACGACGACACCGCGCTTCCCGGGTGGGGCGACGCCCGGGTGGTGCTGTCGTCCGGCGGCACCTCGGCCCCGGCCGGGCTGACGGGGTCGCTGCGGCCGTGGGAGGCCGTCGTCCTGCAGCGCTGA
- a CDS encoding S9 family peptidase codes for MLTPPTTAKKPTERVHHGDVYVDEYEWLRDKDDPAVLAHLHEENAYTNARTDHLALLREQIFEEIKRRTRETDLSVPVREGDWWYYTRTVEGQQYGIHCRAPIASPDDWEPPALDDAAQASGLPGEQILLDDNVEAEGHDFYALGSFDVSADGTRLLYGVDTEGDERYTLRVRSLVDEGTVFPDEIEGTGAGALFDQTGEYVFYTTVDDAWRPDTVWRHRVGQGPDGEEDAQVFHEPDERFWIGVGMTRSRRFLVIEAGSNITSETWLLRTDDPAGEFTVVWPRKDGVEYDVEHAVVNGRDRLLIVHNDQAVDFELVSVSAEDPQGPRKTILAHDPGIRIEGVDAFRDFVAVEYRREGLTRVAVACIPEEGRSDDDTLHELHFDEELFTVGVGGNPEWTQPSLRLGYGSFVTPSSVYDYDVRTRELTLRKRQPVLGEFDPELFEQKREWATAADGTRIPISLVYRKDLVTPGEPAPLVLYGYGSYEASMDPSFGIPRLSLLDRGVVFAIAHVRGGGELGRLWYENGKKLHKKNTFTDFVESARHLIDEGWTSPARLVAQGGSAGGLLMGAIANLAPKYFAGVLAEVPFVDPLTSILDPSLPLTVIEWDEWGDPLHDADVYAYMKSYSPLENVRATQYPRILAVTSLNDTRVLYVEPAKWVAKLRDVAGADALLKIEMAAGHGGVSGRYSAWRERAFSLAWMLDVIGAHPTGE; via the coding sequence ATGCTCACCCCGCCGACCACCGCGAAGAAGCCGACCGAACGCGTCCACCACGGAGACGTCTACGTCGACGAGTACGAGTGGTTGCGCGACAAGGACGATCCGGCCGTCCTCGCGCACCTCCACGAGGAGAACGCGTACACGAACGCGCGCACCGATCATCTCGCCCTGCTCCGGGAGCAGATCTTCGAGGAGATCAAACGGCGCACGCGCGAGACCGACTTGAGCGTTCCCGTGCGTGAGGGCGATTGGTGGTACTACACCCGCACGGTGGAGGGGCAGCAGTACGGCATCCATTGCCGCGCTCCGATCGCCTCCCCCGACGACTGGGAGCCGCCCGCGCTCGATGACGCGGCGCAGGCCTCCGGCCTCCCGGGCGAGCAGATCCTCCTCGACGACAACGTGGAGGCGGAGGGCCACGACTTCTATGCGCTCGGCAGCTTCGACGTGAGCGCCGATGGCACGCGCCTGCTCTACGGCGTCGACACGGAGGGCGACGAGCGCTACACACTGCGGGTGCGCTCCCTCGTCGACGAGGGCACCGTCTTCCCCGACGAGATCGAGGGAACCGGTGCGGGAGCGCTCTTCGACCAGACCGGCGAGTACGTCTTCTACACGACCGTCGACGACGCCTGGCGACCGGACACGGTCTGGCGGCACCGAGTCGGCCAGGGCCCGGACGGCGAGGAGGACGCGCAGGTCTTCCACGAGCCGGACGAGCGGTTCTGGATCGGTGTCGGCATGACCCGCAGCCGCCGGTTCCTCGTCATCGAGGCGGGCTCCAACATCACGAGCGAGACCTGGCTGCTGCGCACCGACGACCCGGCCGGGGAGTTCACCGTCGTGTGGCCGCGCAAGGACGGCGTCGAATACGACGTGGAGCACGCGGTCGTGAACGGTCGCGACCGCCTCCTCATCGTGCACAACGACCAGGCGGTCGACTTCGAGCTGGTGAGCGTCTCCGCCGAGGATCCGCAGGGACCGCGGAAGACGATCCTGGCCCACGACCCCGGCATCCGCATCGAGGGGGTCGACGCGTTCCGCGACTTCGTGGCCGTCGAGTACCGTCGCGAGGGGCTCACCCGCGTTGCCGTCGCCTGCATCCCCGAGGAGGGGCGGTCCGACGACGACACCCTCCACGAGCTGCACTTCGACGAGGAGCTGTTCACGGTCGGAGTCGGCGGCAACCCGGAGTGGACGCAGCCGTCGCTCCGGCTCGGCTACGGCAGCTTCGTCACCCCGTCGAGCGTCTACGACTACGACGTGCGCACGCGCGAGCTGACCCTGCGCAAGCGCCAGCCCGTGCTCGGCGAGTTCGACCCGGAGCTGTTCGAGCAGAAGCGCGAGTGGGCGACGGCCGCCGACGGAACGCGCATCCCGATCTCCCTGGTCTACCGGAAAGACCTGGTCACCCCAGGCGAGCCCGCTCCCCTCGTTCTCTACGGGTACGGGTCGTACGAGGCGAGCATGGACCCATCGTTCGGCATCCCCCGCCTCAGCCTGCTCGACCGCGGCGTGGTGTTCGCGATCGCGCACGTGCGAGGCGGAGGCGAGCTCGGCCGGCTCTGGTACGAGAACGGCAAGAAGCTCCACAAGAAGAACACCTTCACCGACTTCGTCGAGAGCGCGCGCCACCTCATCGACGAGGGCTGGACCTCCCCCGCCCGCCTCGTCGCCCAGGGCGGAAGCGCGGGTGGCCTGCTCATGGGCGCGATCGCCAACCTCGCGCCGAAGTACTTCGCCGGCGTGCTGGCGGAGGTGCCGTTCGTCGACCCGCTGACGAGCATCCTCGACCCGTCGCTCCCGCTCACCGTGATCGAGTGGGACGAGTGGGGCGACCCGCTGCACGACGCAGACGTCTACGCCTACATGAAGTCGTACTCGCCGCTCGAGAACGTGCGCGCGACGCAGTACCCGCGCATCCTCGCGGTGACCAGCCTGAACGACACCCGCGTGCTGTATGTGGAGCCGGCGAAGTGGGTCGCGAAGCTGCGCGACGTCGCGGGCGCCGACGCCCTCCTGAAGATCGAGATGGCCGCCGGCCACGGCGGGGTGTCGGGCCGATACTCGGCCTGGCGGGAACGGGCGTTCTCGCTCGCCTGGATGCTGGACGTGATCGGAGCGCACCCGACGGGCGAGTGA
- a CDS encoding Fe-S cluster assembly protein HesB — protein sequence MLTLTENASTIVKTLTDQAPADEAGLRISSSNPDNTAFAAAVSEAPEPTDQVVDAGGARIFLEPQAADALDDKVLDAQVDEQGSVSFAIGAVA from the coding sequence ATGCTCACCCTCACTGAGAACGCCAGCACGATCGTCAAGACCCTCACCGACCAGGCGCCCGCCGACGAGGCGGGGCTGCGCATCAGCAGCAGCAACCCGGACAACACCGCCTTCGCCGCGGCCGTGTCGGAGGCCCCCGAGCCCACCGACCAGGTCGTCGACGCCGGAGGCGCCCGCATCTTCCTGGAGCCGCAGGCGGCCGACGCCCTCGACGACAAGGTGCTCGACGCGCAGGTCGACGAGCAGGGGTCCGTCAGCTTCGCGATCGGCGCGGTGGCCTGA
- a CDS encoding aldo/keto reductase, which translates to MTSIPQVPLNDGGSIPQLGFGVYKIPEAETADAVVAALEAGYRHIDTAAFYENERGVGEGVRRSGLDRTDVYVTTKVWWTENGYDSTLRSFDASLDRLGFDTVDLFLIHWPAPKHDKYVDSWRALERIRHEGRARSIGVANFHTHHLERLATETEVVPAVNQVELHPWLPQREVRRYDAEHGIATEAWSPLARGRVLGDPTLDALAAKHGVTPAQVVIRWQLQLGNIVIPKSSTPARIRENLDVFGFVLDADDLAAIAGLETGERTGKDPDDLG; encoded by the coding sequence ATGACGAGCATCCCCCAGGTTCCTCTCAACGACGGCGGCAGCATCCCGCAGCTCGGATTCGGCGTCTACAAGATCCCGGAGGCCGAGACGGCCGACGCGGTGGTCGCGGCGCTCGAGGCCGGCTACCGGCACATCGACACCGCCGCCTTCTACGAGAACGAGCGGGGCGTCGGCGAGGGGGTCCGCCGTTCGGGGCTCGATCGCACCGACGTCTACGTGACGACGAAGGTGTGGTGGACGGAGAACGGCTACGATTCGACGCTACGGTCCTTCGACGCGAGCCTGGACCGTCTGGGCTTCGACACGGTCGACCTCTTCCTCATCCACTGGCCGGCGCCGAAGCACGACAAGTACGTCGACTCCTGGCGCGCCCTCGAGCGCATCCGCCACGAGGGCCGTGCCCGTTCGATCGGCGTCGCCAACTTCCACACCCACCACCTCGAGCGCCTCGCCACCGAGACGGAGGTCGTCCCCGCGGTCAACCAGGTCGAGCTGCACCCGTGGCTGCCGCAGCGGGAGGTGCGCCGCTACGACGCCGAGCACGGCATCGCGACGGAGGCGTGGTCGCCGCTCGCGCGCGGACGCGTGCTCGGCGACCCGACGCTCGACGCGCTGGCCGCGAAGCACGGCGTCACCCCCGCCCAGGTGGTCATCCGCTGGCAGCTCCAGCTCGGCAACATCGTCATCCCGAAGTCGTCCACCCCCGCCCGCATCCGCGAGAACCTCGACGTCTTCGGCTTCGTGCTCGACGCCGACGACCTCGCGGCGATCGCCGGGCTCGAGACCGGGGAGCGAACAGGCAAGGACCCGGACGACCTGGGGTGA
- a CDS encoding type 1 glutamine amidotransferase domain-containing protein produces the protein MTMDGRAVAFLVGPEGIEQAELTEPWKAVTEAGGVPRLVSKDAGEVQAFEHLTPAQKFRVDATLDAVSADDFAGLVLPGGVANGDQVRTFPGAVELVKQFAAAGKPIAVICHGGWVLVEAGVVDGRRLTSWPSLQTDYRNAGATWVDEEVVVDDGPFTLVSSRKPDDLPAFNRELVAALGG, from the coding sequence ATGACGATGGACGGACGTGCAGTGGCCTTCCTGGTGGGGCCGGAGGGCATCGAGCAGGCGGAGCTGACGGAGCCATGGAAGGCGGTGACGGAGGCGGGCGGAGTGCCGCGGCTGGTCTCGAAGGATGCCGGCGAGGTGCAGGCCTTCGAGCACCTGACCCCGGCGCAGAAGTTCCGCGTGGATGCGACGCTCGACGCCGTGTCGGCGGACGATTTCGCGGGGCTCGTGCTCCCGGGAGGCGTGGCGAACGGCGACCAGGTGCGGACGTTCCCTGGCGCCGTCGAGCTGGTGAAGCAGTTCGCGGCAGCGGGCAAGCCGATCGCCGTCATCTGCCACGGCGGATGGGTGCTGGTGGAGGCGGGAGTCGTCGACGGGCGGCGCCTCACCAGCTGGCCGAGCCTCCAGACGGACTACCGCAATGCCGGTGCGACATGGGTGGACGAGGAGGTCGTCGTCGACGACGGGCCGTTCACCCTGGTGTCGTCGCGTAAGCCCGACGATTTGCCTGCGTTCAACCGGGAGCTGGTGGCGGCGTTGGGCGGGTGA
- a CDS encoding SRPBCC domain-containing protein, which produces MVGESREAVMGDFVARAEVTIAAPRGAVWQVLTSNGAHPEILFGTEVRSDWRLGSPITWTGEWQGRSFADHGRVIELEDRDEPWRIVLTHFLV; this is translated from the coding sequence ATGGTCGGCGAGTCGCGGGAGGCCGTCATGGGCGATTTCGTGGCGCGGGCAGAGGTGACGATCGCGGCGCCGAGGGGTGCCGTCTGGCAGGTGCTGACGTCGAACGGCGCGCATCCCGAGATCCTGTTCGGTACCGAGGTGCGCTCGGACTGGAGGCTCGGTTCGCCGATCACCTGGACCGGCGAGTGGCAGGGCCGGTCGTTCGCGGACCACGGCCGGGTGATCGAGCTGGAGGACCGCGACGAGCCCTGGCGCATCGTGCTGACTCACTTCCTGGTGTGA
- a CDS encoding cell wall-binding repeat-containing protein, giving the protein MRVSRRIVVSVVAGAAVAAAIAAPVMPAAAFDIKPPAVVGYIDSISVGYVQSSPKPTLHVKGWAGDLNDGWQNGTGTAAIELVATPAGGSPTTIGWAEREDFNVARPDVRRAYPQLGPNQGFDVRWASAPSVGPLTVCARMWNLNAAMPPGGSVQVGCASVTVPAARPSYAKAPTSATVGSPIQVDPGQTGGTDSFSWLRWNSDAPDPSGYAQPIAGANSATYTPTVKDIGATLQAIVTTRAAGRATIEQQTDDIFVQYPDHRVTVTSGADRFDSSIAISRAAFPDATAGAPVAYLASGVDFPDALSAGPAAAAGHGTLLLTMPGTLDPRIAAELTRLHPPRIVVVGGPAVVADGVLDSLRALPFAPEVTRVFGSDRYETSRAVVQTAFGASVPRVYLATGRGFADALSAGAAAAVMGVPVVLTDGSLARADEATRSALASWNTTSVSIAGGRTSVTDGVAGSLGTGIDVTRLAGGDRFETAAAIAASIPASRTAFLASGYGFPDALGVSVLASSLRGPLLLTTGRCIPVSELQFMFDRGVDDFQIVGGENVQTTEVRWARPC; this is encoded by the coding sequence ATGAGAGTCAGCCGTCGTATCGTCGTGTCCGTCGTGGCCGGGGCAGCGGTCGCCGCCGCGATAGCAGCGCCCGTGATGCCCGCGGCGGCGTTCGACATCAAGCCGCCGGCCGTCGTCGGTTACATCGACAGCATCTCCGTCGGCTACGTTCAGTCGTCGCCGAAGCCGACGCTTCATGTGAAGGGGTGGGCGGGCGATCTCAACGACGGGTGGCAGAACGGTACCGGTACGGCCGCCATCGAACTCGTGGCGACGCCCGCTGGCGGTTCGCCGACCACGATCGGATGGGCGGAGCGCGAGGACTTCAACGTCGCGCGACCGGACGTACGTCGAGCGTATCCGCAGCTGGGGCCGAACCAGGGCTTCGACGTGCGCTGGGCGTCTGCCCCGAGTGTCGGCCCTCTGACGGTGTGTGCCCGTATGTGGAACCTCAATGCCGCGATGCCGCCCGGCGGGTCCGTCCAGGTGGGCTGCGCGAGCGTCACGGTCCCAGCCGCCCGCCCGTCCTACGCGAAGGCACCGACGTCCGCGACGGTCGGATCGCCGATTCAGGTCGACCCCGGGCAGACCGGCGGTACCGACTCGTTCTCCTGGCTCCGTTGGAACAGCGACGCACCGGACCCGTCCGGCTACGCTCAGCCGATCGCCGGGGCGAACTCCGCGACGTACACCCCGACTGTCAAAGACATCGGCGCGACACTGCAGGCGATCGTCACGACGCGCGCAGCGGGGCGCGCGACCATCGAGCAGCAGACGGACGACATCTTCGTCCAGTATCCCGACCACCGCGTCACGGTGACCTCGGGCGCTGATCGTTTCGACAGCTCCATCGCGATCTCGCGAGCGGCCTTCCCGGACGCGACCGCCGGTGCGCCGGTCGCTTATCTGGCCTCGGGCGTCGATTTCCCGGACGCGCTCTCGGCGGGTCCTGCCGCGGCAGCCGGTCACGGAACGCTGCTGCTCACCATGCCGGGCACGCTGGACCCGAGGATCGCCGCCGAACTGACGCGACTCCATCCGCCTCGCATCGTCGTCGTGGGCGGTCCCGCTGTCGTCGCGGACGGCGTGCTGGACTCGCTCAGGGCTCTCCCATTCGCTCCCGAGGTGACCCGGGTCTTCGGCTCCGACCGCTACGAGACGTCGCGCGCGGTGGTGCAGACGGCGTTCGGAGCTTCTGTTCCGCGTGTCTACCTCGCGACCGGGCGAGGCTTCGCCGACGCGCTCTCCGCCGGCGCTGCGGCCGCAGTGATGGGTGTGCCCGTCGTGCTGACAGATGGTTCCCTCGCGCGGGCCGACGAGGCGACCCGAAGCGCTCTGGCCTCCTGGAACACCACGAGCGTCTCGATCGCGGGCGGGCGCACGAGTGTGACCGATGGCGTCGCCGGTAGCCTCGGGACCGGTATCGACGTGACCCGCTTGGCGGGTGGGGATCGTTTCGAGACAGCTGCGGCGATCGCCGCGTCGATTCCCGCCTCTCGTACTGCGTTCCTGGCCAGCGGCTACGGCTTCCCCGACGCCCTCGGCGTCTCCGTCCTGGCGTCGAGCCTCCGTGGACCGCTCCTCCTCACCACAGGCAGGTGCATCCCCGTGAGCGAACTCCAATTCATGTTCGATCGCGGTGTCGACGACTTTCAGATCGTCGGCGGCGAGAACGTCCAGACGACGGAGGTGCGCTGGGCTCGTCCGTGCTGA
- a CDS encoding helix-turn-helix transcriptional regulator — protein sequence MGGESSGTGVRPQLPGAVRAADELLELVQRGATRIPPLLLQHVALLDPASIPRSRGSVSRRMTAAVIIASTRLGRLDDAVEQARRELRSVGAVLEERDVESAEAVLWSAIAEAFASAGWSREGASSALRALDVADREADAWIVHRGRALLAVCRAMNGEYDGAERAIREGGTVADLTGAGAESTFNDYPFFLAAILVASAAFDSARLRTLSERVRSIDPEDETMEVTARAAEAMALLVDGRLDQAAAAVATITHGTAGDQRQHMVRGFALGMQADILLARGDPRRALRLLEGVPSTGSHSLCFDMQRASAHLQLGQEREALAATAGCIRLGAEHCLRTLPPLLLRRAIALERLGHEARADASFAEAFHHILSSGSATPLLTLPHAETLRLLHRLREANPDLAPQAAEIASRVEAVPRDPAEPPSMPRLSPREQVLADRLRSGATLTQIAQDGHVSINTIKSQARSLYAKLGVSGRDEAVSLLERRGYF from the coding sequence GTGGGAGGCGAGAGTTCCGGAACGGGTGTGCGCCCCCAGCTGCCAGGAGCCGTGCGCGCAGCCGACGAACTCCTCGAGCTGGTGCAACGGGGCGCGACCCGCATACCGCCGCTCCTGCTCCAGCACGTCGCACTTCTCGATCCCGCTTCGATCCCACGCTCGCGCGGCTCTGTCAGCCGGCGCATGACGGCTGCCGTCATCATCGCGTCGACGCGGCTCGGGCGCCTGGACGACGCGGTCGAGCAGGCGCGACGCGAACTGCGCTCGGTGGGTGCCGTGCTGGAGGAACGCGATGTCGAGAGCGCCGAGGCCGTGCTGTGGTCGGCCATCGCCGAAGCATTCGCCTCGGCCGGCTGGTCACGCGAGGGGGCATCGTCCGCGTTGCGAGCCCTGGATGTCGCGGATCGAGAAGCCGATGCGTGGATCGTCCACCGTGGCCGTGCCCTCCTGGCCGTCTGCCGTGCGATGAACGGCGAATACGACGGCGCCGAGCGGGCGATCCGCGAGGGCGGGACGGTGGCGGATCTGACCGGCGCAGGCGCAGAGTCGACGTTCAACGACTACCCGTTCTTCCTTGCCGCGATCCTGGTCGCGTCAGCCGCGTTCGACAGCGCCCGGCTGCGGACGCTCTCGGAGCGGGTGCGCTCGATCGACCCGGAGGACGAGACGATGGAGGTCACCGCTCGTGCGGCGGAGGCGATGGCCCTCCTGGTCGACGGTCGCCTCGACCAGGCCGCCGCGGCCGTGGCGACGATCACCCACGGCACGGCCGGCGACCAGAGGCAGCACATGGTCCGGGGGTTCGCCCTCGGGATGCAGGCCGACATCCTCCTCGCGCGTGGCGATCCGCGTCGAGCGCTGCGACTGCTGGAGGGCGTCCCGTCCACCGGAAGCCACTCCCTGTGTTTCGACATGCAGCGCGCCTCGGCACACCTCCAGCTCGGTCAGGAGCGGGAGGCGCTCGCGGCGACGGCGGGCTGTATCCGGCTGGGTGCCGAGCACTGCCTGCGCACCCTGCCGCCCCTCCTTCTCCGCCGGGCCATCGCGCTGGAGCGGCTCGGACACGAAGCGCGCGCGGATGCGTCGTTCGCGGAGGCGTTCCACCACATCCTGTCGTCCGGCTCGGCGACGCCCCTCCTGACGCTGCCGCACGCCGAGACGCTGAGGCTGCTGCACCGGCTGAGGGAGGCGAACCCCGACCTGGCTCCGCAGGCCGCTGAGATCGCGTCGCGGGTCGAGGCCGTGCCGCGCGATCCGGCGGAGCCGCCGTCGATGCCGAGGCTGTCGCCGCGGGAACAGGTTCTCGCCGATCGGCTGCGCTCCGGCGCCACGCTCACGCAGATCGCCCAGGACGGCCATGTGTCGATCAACACGATCAAGTCACAGGCGCGCAGCCTGTATGCGAAGCTCGGCGTCTCGGGCCGCGACGAGGCGGTGTCGCTTCTGGAGCGGCGAGGCTACTTCTGA